From a region of the Impatiens glandulifera chromosome 4, dImpGla2.1, whole genome shotgun sequence genome:
- the LOC124933552 gene encoding probable disease resistance protein At1g61310, which translates to MAAEIGLSLVGKITDLLIQPIQRELGYLFCFNNNIQELETRLVELKATRNDVQGREDAEKRIRKTLGECAELWIQDANGKITEAENVINDKADLQKGCFSIKLCPNIRLRFSLGRKGKKLSLVLNDLLQRGGNLPHTGHALPIPSINMSDYNGDACDFDSRSQIMEDIIEMLRGEETMLIGICGMGGIGKTTFAKQVLQKVQDFHKNLFDIQVISIVSSNPNFNTIQQEVAEMLGSSLKEIESEILKAQHLRNAFSNKKVVVLLDDVWEKFDLNAKGFLTKSDIGNCCKIIYTSRIQGLWSGDRTITKKEISLDLLSSEEASDLFRRKVYLNEDDIDFHLKNEIARKIVDECKGLPLALEVVGGALIDNSKHEWEDMLFQLRNHHQDQHSDKINKIMETSYHFLENHNSKFLFLLCCLFQEDKQIHIERLYRYALGLQLFKDINDIKHIRDRIYTLVDNLIRRNLLIKVEALDRGERVVMMHDVVRDVGISIAKRQENSFSFLVCDGLNELENVIDQHTKMTSILFPKNDLKVPDMIEFKGSKLELLRLDSSRVYQSNTKISGNFFQGADNLKVLDIVGGVISEVPYSSSSFPYLAKLKMLSLEKLKITTNLSFIQHLSCLETLSLRWSTIKALPNEISELTNLKLLDLTWCQCFISNGILSRLTNLQELYLWGSFKNWRQSTNRNNKAADLVELDFLHKLWRLELEVPNIEQVPRGVQLFSSSTLLKQFKISIGGGEEYIEFESGERQLWLKNVKNNISFFHELGFLIEKGITNLYLWDNYVMWEKMHLNRFLSLKDIVFEHCGPLFPQSSLQISDIEEINGFGRCLRRIEMYECNQTRHLCSTSISGHLKNLQVLVLKNCEMMREVVNVCDETEQLEKIEFNALETLEIYDLRVLEYFCKGIEEIHFLRLRSLKLKGLEQFIFPTKLEIPCLEELSIKSIPNIETLCNIVTPSLKQLKIVNCDSIIYVFSKSFMTKSISHLKTLTIKNCQMLKGVVRVSTDVEEEWKKSIQFPNLKTLHLGLLDQLQSFVVAVDKLDDDEEKPQHALFHHDDQVSFPSLQELIINALPKISYIVGRKGRRSHLEEVDDDDTKLQQFILLSIFPILEKLELYNLNNLIHIYENNHPGLGVLLFENLICLNIAKCDKVRYLFSENIGRVASKHLKSLDIFLCPMMEVVMKNEEELIEENDKAGGSNSLGNSHFFPLLKKLYFKNLSALRSFSDVAYTWSLPSLEDLTVSDCPKLYSLSPGNLDSPRLLVFQNKFGAIHWNRDTNRAFGAYWNCDYGNCGINSAVHRLFIETQNEELVHEENTWMEIMI; encoded by the exons ATGGCAGCCGAGATTGGTTTGAGTCTAGTTGGAAAGATCACAGATTTGTTGATTCAGCCAATTCAACGAGAACTTGGCTATCTGTTTTGTTTCAACAATAACATTCAAGAGCTCGAAACTCGACTAGTTGAACTGAAAGCAACGAGAAACGATGTACAAGGAAGGGAAGATGCAGAAAAGAGGATCCGGAAAACCCTGGGTGAATGCGCGGAGTTGTGGATTCAAGATGCAAATGGAAAAATTACAGAAGCAGAGAATGTTATCAATGATAAGGCTGATCTTCAAAAAGGGTGTTTCTCCATCAAATTGTGTCCTAATATAAGATTGCGCTTTTCTTTGGGTAGGAAGGGGAAGAAGTTATCTTTGGTTCTCAACGACCTTCTTCAACGTGGTGGTAACTTGCCGCATACTGGTCATGCCTTACCCATTCCGTCCATAAATATGAGCGATTACAATGGAGATGCTTGTGATTTCGATAGTCGAAGTCAGATTATGGAAGACATCATTGAGATGTTACGGGGAGAAGAGACAATGTTAATAGGGATATGTGGGATGGGAGGCATTGGAAAGACCACATTCGCTAAGCAAGTCCTCCAAAAGGTACAAGACTTTCAtaagaatttatttgatattcaaGTTATTTCAATTGTCTCGAGTAATCCCAATTTCAATACTATCCAACAAGAAGTCGCGGAGATGTTAGGGTCTTCGCTTAAAGAAATAGAGAGTGAGATTTTAAAAGCACAACATTTACGAAACGCTTTTAGTAACAAAAAAGTTGTTGTCTTGTTGGATGATGTTTGGGAAAAGTTTGATTTGAATGCAAAAGGTTTTTTAACAAAATCAGATATTGGGAATTgttgtaaaattatttacacatcTAGAATTCAAGGTTTATGGTCAGGTGATCGAACCATTACCAAAAAGGAAATCTCTCTTGActtattgtcaagtgaagaAGCCTCAGATTTGTTTAGAAGAAAAGTCTATCTGAATGAGGATGATATTGATTTCcatttgaagaatgaaatagcAAGAAAAATTGTTGATGAATGTAAAGGACTGCCCCTCGCGCTTGAGGTTGTCGGAGGAGCTCTCATCGATAATAGCAAACACGAGTGGGAGGATATGCTTTTTCAGTTGAGGAATCATCATCAAGATCAACACAGCGACAAGATTAACAAGATCATGGAAACGAGTTATCACTTCTTAGAAAATCACAATTCCAAGTTTTTGTTCTTGCTATGTTGTTTATTCCAAGAAGACAAACAAATTCATATTGAGAGGTTGTATCGTTATGCATTGGGTTTGCAGCTCTTCAAAGATATAAATGACATAAAACATATAAGAGATCGTATCTACACCTTAGTAGACAACCTAATAAGGAGAAATTTGCTAATAAAGGTTGAAGCTTTGGATCGTGGAGAGCGTGTAGTGATGATGCATGATGTGGTGAGAGATGTGGGAATATCAATTGCGAAACGACAAGAAAATAGTTTTAGTTTTCTAGTGTGTGATGGATTGAACGAACTAGAGAATGTCATTGATCAACACACTAAAATGACTTCTATATTATTCCCGAAGAATGATCTAAAAGTACCTGATATGATAGAATTTAAAGGCTCAAAATTGGAACTATTAAGGTTGGATAGTTCACGTGTTTACCaatcaaatactaaaatatcaggGAATTTCTTTCAAGGGGCGGATAATCTCAAAGTTTTGGATATAGTCGGCGGCGTGATTAGTGAGGTtccatattcttcttcttcttttccgtACTTAGCCAAGTTGAAGATGTTATCCCTTGAGAAGTTGAAGATTACAACCAATTTATCTTTCATTCAACATCTTAGTTGCTTGGAGACCCTTAGCCTTCGATGGTCAACAATTAAAGCTTTGCCAAACGAAATAAGTGAGTTAACAAACTTAAAATTGTTGGATTTGACTTGGTGCCAGTGTTTCATAAGTAATGGTATTCTTTCAAGGCTTACTAATTTACAAGAATTGTACCTGTGGGGTAGTTTCAAGAATTGGAGACAAAGTACTAATCGAAACAATAAAGCAGCAGATCTTGTTGAGTTAGATTTCTTACATAAATTGTGGAGATTGGAATTGGAGGTACCCAATATTGAACAAGTTCCAAGAGGTGTTCagttattttcttcttcaacattaTTAAAACAGTTCAAGATAAGTataggaggaggagaagaatatATTGAATTTGAAAGTGGGGAAAGACAACTATGGTTGAAGAATGTTAAAAACAATATCAGTTTCTTCCATGAACTTGGGTTCTTAATAGAAAAGGGCATTACCAATTTATATCTGTGGGATAATTATGTGATGTGGGAGAAAATGCATTTAAATAGATTCCTATCATTGAAGGATATCGTGTTTGAACATTGTGGACCCCTTTTCCCACAGTCATCACTGCAAATTTCTGATATAGAAGAGATCAATGGATTTGGGCGTTGTTTGCGGCGTATTGAAATGTATGAATGCAATCAAACGAGGCACTTATGTTCTACGTCAATATCAGGGCATCTCAAAAATCTTCAAGTTCTTGTTCTAAAAAACTGTGAAATGATGCGAGAAGTTGTTAATGTTTGCGATGAGACAGAACAACTCGAGAAAATTGAGTTCAATGCTTTGGAAACTCTTGAGATTTATGACTTGCGTGTGCTGGAATATTTTTGCAAAGGAATAGAGGAGATTCATTTCCTTAGATTAAGAAGTTTGAAGCTAAAAGGACTGGAACAATTTATCTTTCCAACCAAG ttgGAAATACCTTGCTTGGAGGAGCTGAGTATTAAATCTATTCCAAATATTGAAACTTTGTGCAACATCGTGACTCCATCCCTAAAACAGTTGAAAATAGTTAATTGTGACAGCATCATATATGTCTTCTCAAAGAGCTTCATGACGAAGAGTATTTCTCATCTCAAGACTTTAACCATTAAAAACTGTCAAATGTTGAAAGGAGTAGTAAGAGTATCAACGGATGTAGAAGAAGAGTGgaaaaaatcaattcaattcCCAAATTTGAAGACACTGCACCTTGGCCTTTTAGACCAACTACAGAGTTTTGTTGTTGCTGTCGACAAATTGGACGACGATGAGGAAAAGCCTCAACATGCACTATTTCATCATGATGATCAG GTCTCATTTCCTTCCTTACAAGAGTTGATAATAAATGCATTACCAAAGATAAGTTATATAGTAGGAAGGAAAGGCAGACGAAGTCATCTTGAAGAAGTAGACGACGATGACACAAAACTTCAACAATTTATACTATTATCAATATTTCCGATATTAGAAAAGTTGGAATTgtataatttaaacaatttaatacaTATCTATGAAAACAATCACCCGGGATTAGGAGtgcttttatttgaaaacttgatATGTCTAAATATTGCTAAATGTGACAAAGTGAGATATTTGTTTTCAGAGAATATAGGTAGAGTAGCTTCCAAACACCTTAAGAGTCTAGATATATTTTTATGTCCAATGATGGAAGTGGTGATGAAGAATGAGGAGGAATTAATAGAAGAGAATGATAAAGCTGGAGGAAGTAATTCTCTCGGAAATAGTCATTTCTTCCCACTCCTTAAGAAATTGTACTTCAAGAATCTATCAGCTTTGAGGAGCTTTAGCGATGTTGCTTATACTTGGTCCTTGCCATCACTAGAGGATCTCACTGTATCAGACTGCCCCAAGCTATATTCACTCTCTCCCGGCAATTTGGATTCTCCAAGGTTGCTGGTTTTTCAGAATAAGTTTGGAGCAATACATTGGAATCGTGATACTAACAGAGCTTTTGGAGCATATTGGAATTGTGATTATGGGAATTGTGGTATTAACAGTGCAGTGCATCGTTTATTTATAGAG ACACAAAATGAAGAACTAGTACATGAAGAGAATACATGGATGGAGATTATGATATAA
- the LOC124933553 gene encoding auxin-induced protein 15A-like: MGIRFPSMVTQAKQMLKQQQQSSLTKKMMLSDVPKGYLAVYVGSEADQMKRFIVPISYLNHPAFQDLLVRSEEEFGFNHPMGGLTIPCREEAFLEITSRLSHSW; this comes from the coding sequence ATGGGTATTCGATTTCCATCAATGGTTACTCAAGCTAAGCAAATGTTGAAGCAGCAACAACAATCTTCTCTGACAAAGAAGATGATGTTGTCAGATGTTCCAAAAGGGTATTTAGCTGTTTATGTTGGATCAGAAGCTGATCAAATGAAGAGATTCATAGTTCCAATTTCGTACTTGAATCATCCTGCATTTCAAGATTTGTTAGTTCGATCTGAGGAGGAATTTGGTTTCAATCATCCTATGGGTGGATTAACTATTCCTTGTAGAGAAGAAGCTTTTTTAGAGATCACTTCTCGACTTAGTCATTCATGGTAG